Genomic DNA from Sporosarcina sp. ANT_H38:
TAGTATTTTTAATTCGGACCGTATATTTTATGACGCAAGATTCATACTAAGAGTAAATTGTTTGAAAGGAGCTAAGAAGTGTGGAGTCTACACAATCACAACAACAGCTTCAACAACTAAAAAAGTTGCAAATTCAACTTCAACAACTCGAACTCCAAATACAGATCCAACAGCAAGAAGAACAACAACAACAAGAGCCGCAGCAACAGCAACAACAACAAGAGCCACAACAACAACAACAACAACAACAAGAGCCACAGCAACAACAAGAGTCACAGCAACAACAAGAGTCACAGCAACAACAAGAGCCACAGCAACAACAAGAGCCACAGCAACAACAAGAGCTACAGCAACAGCAACAGCAACAGCAACAGCAACAAGAGCCACAACCACCACAACCGCCACAACAACCGCAACAACCGCAACAACCGCAACAACAACAACAAGAGCCACCACAACAGCAACAGCAACCACAACAGCAACAAGCGCCACAGCTGCAACCGCTGCAACCGCAGCAACAGCAACAGCAACAAGCGCCACAGCAACAACAAGCGCCACAGCTGCAACCGCAGCAACAGCAACAACAAGAGCCACAGCAGCAGCAACCACAACAAGAGTTACAGCCACAGCAGAAAGAGCAACATCCAGTGCCACAACCACCACCGCAACAGCAGACGTTACTATATTTTGAGCCCCCAAGGATGGTGTCCACTTTAGACATTGTCTATCTGCAAAATATGCTGAATTCGAATTTGCTAGCGGTAAAACAGTATCGACAAGCCGCCCAAAATTGCCGACTGCCCGACTTGAAGCTTCAATTTGAAGAGGCTGCAAAAATGCATTTGACGCATTATGATAATTTGCTTAATGTCTTGAATGGAAATGAGGGTAATGTGCAATGACCACTTTCGGAAAAATTAGTAACCCAAAGTCACCGCTTTCTAAAAAGTCCGCAGTCAATGATGCTGATTTGTTAAATACAGCAATAGCGACCGAAAAAAACATGTGCAATTCCTACTTAATTGCCATGCATGAAGCGAGCAACGGGAAGTTCTACTCGTTACTTTTTGATATGATGAAAGAAACATCTCATCAACAACGTAAAATGTTTGAACTGCAGTTTCAACATGGTTGGTGCTCACTTACGCCTGTTGCAACTGCGGAAATCACAGCCCTGAATCAGGAGTATACCGAATACCGGCAACAACTAAAATAAGGAGAAATCGAACTAAACACCACTTCATCGATTGCCGAATGAGTGGTGTCTGTTTTTGGAGCTCTATATCTTAAAGAACAAATGAAATCCAATAAATATGCTGAAATAGAACGAAACTGTAAAGCAGAATGGCGGCTCCTACTAATAATTTTAAATACCCTTTCGGCTCTATCTTTGTTAGTAAATAGAGTAAAACGAGCGGCAAACCAATTTTAATTGAGTAAAATCCCCAAATGCTTGTATCGTAGATAAAACGCATTAATGGGTTCGCTTCGGTGATATATTTTTTTTGTATACCAAAGTCAGTGAAAAAGGAATCAATAGCGGCTAATAGCAAAAGAAGAATACCGGCGACAAGTAGTTTTTTACGAGTGAAAAATAATGTGTTTACAACCTGAATATGTATGCCTCCTTAGTTGAGTATAGTAAAGTTCTAATAAGAGTTTGGCATAACTTTTGGTGATTCATACAAGTCAAAAAGATTATCTATTAAACGGATATAGTAGTAGTGAATGATTTTATTTTTGTATACTAATACTATCCAGCTATTGATAGGGTATTGTGGAGTTAGAAAGAAGGTGTTCGCTTGATCCGGATAATGGGACTAACAGAAGAGAATGAGTTGTTGTTCGATTTTTCACTAGAAGACTTACATACGCGTCAATTCAAGTGGTACTGGTTGGATTTGGAGAATCCTGATGAAGAAGAGGCTTCCTTATTGCATTCATTTTTTCATTTTCATCCGCTTACTATCGAGGATTGTTTAAACAGACTTCAAAGACCGAAATTGGATTTCTATGACGAATATGCTTTTTTTGTATTGCATGCTATAAACCATGAAAGTATAAGAGCTGAAGAGATAAATCTGTACCTTGGAAAGAATTATGTCATCACTTTTCACTATACAAAGATCTCAGGTTTAGAAAATGCGAGAGAAAGGATTATTGAGAACCCGGGCATGTGGAAGCAAGGCCATGTTTTCGTTGCGCATCAGATCATCGATAAAGTAGTCGATGAATATTTCCCGGTACTTCATAAAATAGAAGATCATCTGGATGAAATAGAAGACACGCTTTCACCATCAACCGTTCATTTATCCATGGATTCTGTCTTCGAAGTCCGCAGCAATTTGTTAAGGTTAAGACGAACAATCTTGCCGATGCATGAACTTTTACATCGAATAATTAATTCGGAACGGATAAAATTATCCGCGAATGAACAAGCCTATTTTAGTGATATCTATGATAATTTGTTGCGACTCGGAGATATTCTTGAATCTAATAGGGAACTGACAGCTGATATTCGAGATAGCCAATTATCCATTAACTCGAATCAGATGAACCGTATTATGATGATACTGACCATTGTGTCTTCCATTTTCATTCCCCTTACATTCATAGCAGGTGTGTATGGGATGAATTTT
This window encodes:
- a CDS encoding DUF5658 family protein: MLLAAIDSFFTDFGIQKKYITEANPLMRFIYDTSIWGFYSIKIGLPLVLLYLLTKIEPKGYLKLLVGAAILLYSFVLFQHIYWISFVL
- the corA gene encoding magnesium/cobalt transporter CorA — translated: MIRIMGLTEENELLFDFSLEDLHTRQFKWYWLDLENPDEEEASLLHSFFHFHPLTIEDCLNRLQRPKLDFYDEYAFFVLHAINHESIRAEEINLYLGKNYVITFHYTKISGLENARERIIENPGMWKQGHVFVAHQIIDKVVDEYFPVLHKIEDHLDEIEDTLSPSTVHLSMDSVFEVRSNLLRLRRTILPMHELLHRIINSERIKLSANEQAYFSDIYDNLLRLGDILESNRELTADIRDSQLSINSNQMNRIMMILTIVSSIFIPLTFIAGVYGMNFDFMPELTWRYGYIIVLIVMLVIGSSMLALFKYKGWLGMFKP
- a CDS encoding spore coat protein; protein product: MTTFGKISNPKSPLSKKSAVNDADLLNTAIATEKNMCNSYLIAMHEASNGKFYSLLFDMMKETSHQQRKMFELQFQHGWCSLTPVATAEITALNQEYTEYRQQLK